One window from the genome of Dyella sp. A6 encodes:
- the accB gene encoding acetyl-CoA carboxylase biotin carboxyl carrier protein, producing the protein MDLRKIKKLIDLLEESNLAELEIKEGEEVVRLSRVPKGGVTMAAPAPVAVAAAPVAPAAAPAAAPVTEAAADALPAGHVVKAPMVGTFYGSATPGAAAFVKVGQQVKQGETLGIIEAMKMFNQIEADVSGTVQAILVENGQPVEFDEPMFVIA; encoded by the coding sequence ATGGATTTGCGCAAGATCAAGAAACTCATCGACCTGCTCGAGGAATCGAACCTCGCCGAACTGGAAATCAAGGAAGGCGAGGAAGTGGTTCGCCTGTCGCGCGTGCCCAAGGGTGGCGTGACGATGGCCGCCCCGGCGCCGGTCGCCGTGGCCGCCGCACCAGTCGCGCCGGCTGCCGCTCCTGCCGCAGCCCCCGTTACCGAGGCCGCCGCCGACGCACTGCCGGCCGGCCACGTGGTGAAGGCGCCGATGGTCGGCACTTTCTACGGCTCGGCCACCCCCGGCGCAGCCGCCTTCGTCAAGGTCGGCCAGCAGGTCAAACAGGGTGAAACGCTGGGCATCATCGAAGCGATGAAGATGTTCAACCAGATCGAGGCCGACGTCTCCGGTACCGTGCAGGCCATCCTGGTCGAGAACGGCCAGCCGGTGGAATTCGACGAGCCCATGTTCGTGATCGCCTGA
- the aroQ gene encoding type II 3-dehydroquinate dehydratase, whose amino-acid sequence MAKLLVLHGPNLNLLGVREPDIYGRDTLADINARLAEHAQASGHELLWFQSNAEHELIGRVHQARDEQVAMILCNAGALTHTSIALRDALAGVAIPFIEVHLSNVFAREPFRHHSHLSDLAVGVVCGFGSDSYLLALDAALRRLSA is encoded by the coding sequence GTGGCGAAGCTCCTGGTCCTGCACGGACCCAACCTCAATCTGCTGGGCGTGCGCGAGCCGGATATCTACGGCCGCGACACACTCGCCGACATCAATGCGCGGCTCGCCGAGCACGCACAGGCGTCGGGCCATGAACTGCTGTGGTTCCAGTCCAACGCCGAGCATGAGCTGATCGGCCGCGTGCACCAGGCGCGCGACGAGCAGGTCGCGATGATCCTGTGCAACGCCGGCGCCCTGACGCATACCAGCATCGCACTGCGCGACGCACTGGCCGGCGTGGCGATCCCGTTCATCGAAGTGCACCTTTCCAACGTGTTCGCACGCGAGCCGTTCCGGCATCACTCCCACCTGTCCGACCTCGCCGTCGGCGTGGTATGCGGCTTCGGCAGCGACAGTTATCTGCTGGCCCTGGACGCGGCCCTGCGCCGCCTGTCCGCCTGA
- a CDS encoding TlpA disulfide reductase family protein: MFTRSTWLILALAALAAAAGAWLQHESRLARVPAGVHVTAIGEQAPDMALLDTAGHGHRLSDFRGHRVLINFWATWCGPCLDEMAALTKAQSSQGRQGARIIGIAMDDPGRVRAFLAAHPVNYPVLIGQLASPSTSLRFGDTDRVLPYSVLLGADGRVLAIHRGPLDATQLHAWLSPARDTH, translated from the coding sequence ATGTTCACCCGCTCGACCTGGCTGATCCTCGCCCTCGCTGCACTGGCCGCCGCCGCGGGCGCCTGGCTCCAGCACGAAAGCCGGCTGGCGCGTGTGCCGGCCGGCGTCCATGTGACCGCGATCGGCGAGCAGGCACCCGACATGGCACTGCTGGACACAGCCGGTCATGGACACCGTCTGTCGGACTTCCGCGGCCACCGCGTACTGATTAACTTCTGGGCCACCTGGTGCGGCCCCTGCCTCGACGAGATGGCGGCACTGACGAAAGCGCAGTCCAGCCAGGGCAGGCAGGGCGCACGCATCATCGGCATCGCGATGGACGACCCGGGCCGCGTGCGCGCGTTCCTGGCCGCCCACCCGGTGAACTATCCGGTGCTGATCGGTCAGCTCGCCTCGCCCAGTACCTCGCTGCGCTTCGGCGACACGGACAGGGTCCTGCCGTACAGTGTGCTGCTGGGCGCCGACGGTCGCGTTCTGGCCATCCATCGCGGCCCGCTGGACGCCACGCAGTTGCACGCATGGCTGTCGCCGGCGCGCGACACGCACTGA
- a CDS encoding protein-disulfide reductase DsbD: MRRIFHGRWARSLLLLTALLGSVLLGSSAALAQSDNILPVTQAYKLSADASAPGVLKLHWVIAPHYYLYRGRMKFTAGPGVTLGVAQLPAGDKHVDPYLGPVETYHHSVDATIPYTVAPGTTRLRLSVQFQGCHEVEPKICYPPHTEQLDLPLPAAAPVTSPDAGGAPGNNPLSAALGRLNGASPGPSEGRPLPAAQAFQFSAVAQDPHHLLLQWTMPKDYYVYQNHISLQLLNAGNLRLGAPAWPAGGVTHQDAQYGNVTVYFGQLELPVPVEGDTTGHRRLTLQASFLGCQDGGVCYPRMTRTVTVDLTSGAIAQGVATPPVAGHPTAATGASVTTTAGPGLIAALLLALGGGLILNLMPCVLPVLSIKAVSVIESGESPARRRRHALLYTAGVLASFIVLGLVVIMLKAAWGTQLQHAMVVAVLALVMLTSGLWLSGVVQFGSSLGNVGSSLANQPGWRGDFFVGVLAVVVASPCTGPLMGPALGYALTAPPALALLVFVALGLGLASPFLLIGFVPALARLLPRPGAWMETLKQFLAFPMYLAAVWLAWVLANQRGANAVGLLLVAAVMLAMSLWWFEKSRHRSIGNRAWVLVFALLTVVPLYALARLPARAGTHATESADVMPYNAQKLAALRAAGTPVFVDMSADWCITCQANEHAVLDTDTFRALLKRTGTVYMKGDWTNEDPAITKFLKHYHSPGVPLYVIFPRGGGKGQLLPTVLTADRVEQALTAGH; this comes from the coding sequence ATGCGCCGGATTTTCCACGGCCGCTGGGCCAGATCGCTGCTGTTGCTGACTGCTCTGCTGGGCTCCGTTCTGCTGGGTTCATCGGCCGCCCTCGCACAGAGCGACAACATCCTGCCGGTCACCCAGGCCTACAAGCTCAGCGCCGATGCGTCCGCGCCGGGCGTGCTGAAGCTGCACTGGGTCATCGCACCGCACTACTACCTCTATCGGGGCCGCATGAAGTTCACCGCCGGCCCCGGGGTGACCCTGGGCGTGGCGCAGTTACCGGCCGGCGACAAGCATGTGGACCCCTATCTAGGGCCGGTGGAGACCTATCATCACAGCGTCGACGCCACCATTCCGTATACGGTAGCGCCCGGCACGACCCGGCTGCGCCTGAGCGTGCAGTTCCAGGGCTGCCATGAGGTAGAACCGAAGATCTGCTATCCGCCGCATACCGAACAGCTGGACCTGCCCTTGCCGGCCGCCGCACCCGTTACCAGTCCCGATGCCGGCGGGGCGCCGGGCAACAACCCGCTCAGCGCGGCACTGGGTCGCCTGAACGGCGCATCGCCGGGCCCCAGCGAGGGACGCCCACTGCCCGCCGCGCAGGCGTTCCAGTTCAGTGCCGTCGCGCAGGACCCACACCACCTGCTGCTGCAGTGGACGATGCCGAAGGACTACTACGTCTACCAGAACCACATCAGCCTGCAGTTGCTGAATGCCGGCAACCTGCGCCTGGGCGCACCGGCCTGGCCTGCTGGCGGCGTGACGCACCAGGATGCCCAGTACGGCAATGTCACGGTGTATTTCGGGCAACTGGAACTGCCGGTGCCGGTCGAGGGCGACACCACCGGCCATCGCAGACTGACCCTGCAGGCCAGCTTCCTGGGCTGCCAGGACGGCGGTGTGTGTTACCCGCGAATGACCCGCACGGTGACGGTGGACCTCACCAGCGGCGCCATCGCCCAAGGCGTGGCGACGCCTCCAGTGGCCGGGCATCCGACCGCGGCGACCGGCGCGAGCGTGACCACTACGGCGGGTCCCGGCCTGATCGCCGCGCTTCTGCTGGCTCTGGGCGGTGGACTGATCCTCAACCTGATGCCCTGCGTCCTGCCGGTGCTGTCGATCAAGGCGGTGTCGGTCATCGAAAGCGGCGAAAGCCCCGCGCGACGCCGACGCCACGCCCTGCTGTACACAGCGGGCGTGCTGGCCAGCTTCATCGTGCTGGGACTGGTCGTGATCATGCTCAAGGCCGCATGGGGGACACAGCTGCAACACGCCATGGTGGTGGCAGTGCTGGCCCTGGTCATGCTGACGTCGGGCCTGTGGCTTTCCGGCGTGGTGCAGTTCGGCAGTTCGCTGGGCAATGTGGGCAGCTCGCTGGCCAATCAGCCAGGCTGGCGTGGCGACTTCTTCGTGGGCGTGCTTGCCGTAGTCGTTGCCAGCCCATGCACCGGCCCGCTGATGGGGCCGGCACTGGGCTATGCGCTGACTGCGCCACCGGCACTGGCCCTGCTGGTCTTCGTGGCGCTGGGCCTTGGACTGGCATCGCCGTTCCTGTTGATCGGCTTTGTACCCGCGCTGGCCCGGCTGTTGCCCAGGCCGGGCGCGTGGATGGAGACGCTCAAGCAGTTTCTCGCCTTCCCGATGTACCTGGCCGCCGTCTGGCTTGCCTGGGTGCTGGCCAACCAGCGCGGCGCCAACGCCGTGGGCCTGCTGCTGGTCGCGGCAGTCATGCTGGCGATGAGCTTGTGGTGGTTCGAGAAAAGCCGCCATCGCAGCATCGGCAACCGTGCATGGGTGCTGGTCTTCGCATTGCTCACGGTCGTGCCGCTTTACGCGCTCGCCCGCCTGCCTGCCCGTGCCGGCACGCATGCCACGGAAAGTGCCGACGTGATGCCGTACAACGCGCAGAAACTGGCGGCACTGCGCGCGGCCGGCACCCCGGTGTTCGTGGATATGTCGGCCGACTGGTGCATCACCTGCCAGGCCAACGAGCACGCCGTACTGGACACCGATACGTTCCGCGCCCTGCTCAAGCGCACCGGCACGGTCTACATGAAGGGCGACTGGACCAACGAGGACCCCGCCATCACCAAGTTCCTGAAGCACTACCATTCGCCGGGTGTGCCCCTGTACGTGATCTTCCCGCGGGGAGGCGGCAAGGGACAGCTGCTGCCGACGGTGCTGACCGCGGACCGGGTCGAACAAGCGTTGACGGCGGGCCACTGA
- a CDS encoding DMT family transporter produces the protein MKKSDLAALLLLGALWGGSFLFMRMGANQFGGVALAGMRAIVAAAYSLPLLASRSRRAELRAHWRAVTLVGIANSALPFVLFSYAAQSLPAGLSAIFDTIAPLLVAASGWLWLGEKLDAPRTCGLLIGLAGVVWLIGGTLGFGHGGASTGWAMAACVGANVCYTFGTHYSHRHLQVVSPLTVATGSQFAAAILLLPATLWFWPARMPTPGAWAALFLLAAACTSLAYVLFYRLLARVGSNRAMVVLYLIPVFGVLWGAIFLGEKVTSVMAGGCAIILLGVALATGMLRFGAGRRRLLGEET, from the coding sequence ATGAAAAAGTCCGACCTTGCCGCGTTGTTGCTGCTTGGTGCCCTGTGGGGCGGCTCGTTCCTGTTCATGCGCATGGGCGCCAACCAGTTCGGCGGGGTGGCGCTGGCGGGCATGCGCGCCATCGTCGCCGCCGCCTATTCGCTGCCACTGCTGGCCTCCCGCAGCCGCCGCGCGGAGTTGCGCGCGCATTGGCGGGCAGTGACCCTGGTGGGTATCGCCAATTCCGCGCTGCCGTTCGTGCTGTTCTCCTATGCCGCGCAAAGCCTGCCCGCCGGGCTGTCCGCCATTTTCGACACGATCGCGCCCCTGCTGGTGGCCGCTTCCGGCTGGCTGTGGCTGGGCGAGAAGCTCGATGCACCGCGAACCTGCGGGCTGTTGATCGGCCTGGCCGGTGTGGTCTGGCTGATCGGCGGCACACTAGGTTTCGGCCACGGCGGCGCGTCGACCGGCTGGGCCATGGCCGCCTGTGTGGGGGCGAATGTCTGCTACACCTTCGGCACCCACTACAGCCATCGCCACCTGCAGGTCGTGTCGCCGCTGACCGTGGCGACCGGCAGCCAGTTCGCTGCAGCCATCCTGCTGCTGCCAGCGACGCTCTGGTTCTGGCCGGCGCGGATGCCAACACCCGGCGCATGGGCCGCGCTTTTCCTGCTGGCGGCCGCCTGCACGTCGCTGGCCTATGTGCTGTTCTACCGCCTGCTGGCGCGCGTCGGCTCGAACCGCGCGATGGTCGTGCTGTATCTGATTCCGGTGTTCGGCGTGCTGTGGGGAGCAATCTTCCTGGGCGAGAAGGTCACCAGTGTCATGGCCGGCGGCTGCGCGATCATCCTGCTCGGCGTGGCCCTGGCCACAGGCATGCTGCGCTTCGGCGCTGGTCGGCGCAGGCTGCTGGGAGAGGAAACCTGA
- the cutA gene encoding divalent-cation tolerance protein CutA, protein MSEPVLLCYCTCPDATSALALATALVDERLAACVNRIPGVSSTYAWQGEVVTDTEELLLIKTTGGRFEALRNRLLELHPYEVPELIAVPVERGHAAYLDWARQAVD, encoded by the coding sequence ATGTCCGAACCGGTCCTACTCTGCTACTGCACCTGCCCTGACGCCACCAGCGCCCTGGCGCTCGCAACGGCGCTGGTCGACGAACGGCTGGCCGCCTGCGTCAACCGCATTCCGGGGGTGTCGTCCACCTATGCCTGGCAGGGCGAGGTGGTCACCGACACCGAGGAACTGCTGCTGATCAAGACCACCGGCGGCCGCTTCGAGGCACTCAGGAACCGGCTGCTGGAGCTGCACCCCTACGAGGTGCCGGAATTGATCGCGGTGCCGGTGGAGCGTGGCCATGCCGCCTACCTGGACTGGGCCCGGCAGGCGGTCGACTGA
- the groES gene encoding co-chaperone GroES, translating to MSKLRPLHDRVIVKRLEEERVSAGGIVIPDSATEKPTRGKVIAAGTGRIMEDGKVRPMSLKEGDVVLFGKYAGQEIKIDGEELVFLKEDDIVAVIEG from the coding sequence ATGAGCAAACTGCGTCCGCTGCACGATCGCGTCATCGTCAAGCGCCTGGAAGAGGAGCGCGTCTCCGCCGGCGGTATCGTCATCCCCGACAGCGCCACCGAAAAGCCGACCCGCGGCAAGGTCATCGCCGCCGGTACCGGCCGCATCATGGAGGACGGCAAGGTTCGTCCGATGTCGCTGAAGGAAGGCGACGTGGTGCTGTTCGGCAAGTACGCCGGCCAGGAAATCAAGATCGACGGCGAAGAGCTGGTCTTCCTGAAGGAAGACGACATCGTGGCCGTGATCGAAGGCTGA
- the groL gene encoding chaperonin GroEL (60 kDa chaperone family; promotes refolding of misfolded polypeptides especially under stressful conditions; forms two stacked rings of heptamers to form a barrel-shaped 14mer; ends can be capped by GroES; misfolded proteins enter the barrel where they are refolded when GroES binds), which translates to MAAKEVRFGEDARSRILKGVNTLANAVKVTLGPKGRNVVLQKSFGAPTITKDGVSVAKEIELADAYENMGAQIVKEAASKTSDNAGDGTTTATVLAQAFIREGLKAVAAGINPMDLKRGIDKAVTAAVGELKSLSKPTADDKAIAQVGTISANSDSAIGDIIATAMKKVGKEGVITVEEGSGLDNELDVVEGMQFDRGYLSPYFINNQQSQQVELDDPFILLHDKKVSNVRELLPILEGVAKAGKPLLIVAEEVEGEALATLVVNTIRGIVKVAAVKAPGFGDRRKAMLEDMAILTNGQVISEEVGLSLEKATIADLGRAKKVVVTKENSTIIDGAGEADKIQARIAQIKAQIEETSSDYDREKLQERVAKLAGGVAVIKVGAATEVEMKEKKARVEDALHATRAAVEEGVVPGGGVALLRAQKAIENLKGDNEDQNLGIAITRRALEAPLREIVSNAGGEPSVVVNQVKEGKGNYGYNAANGEFGDMIEFGILDPTKVTRSALQYASSVAGLAITTEAMVAELPKKEEHNHGAPGAGGMGGMGGMDF; encoded by the coding sequence ATGGCAGCCAAAGAAGTACGCTTCGGCGAAGACGCCCGCTCGCGCATCCTCAAGGGTGTGAACACCCTGGCCAACGCGGTCAAGGTCACGCTCGGCCCGAAGGGCCGCAACGTCGTGCTCCAGAAGAGCTTCGGCGCTCCGACGATCACCAAGGACGGCGTCTCCGTCGCCAAGGAAATCGAGCTGGCCGACGCCTACGAGAACATGGGCGCGCAGATCGTCAAGGAAGCCGCCTCCAAGACCTCCGACAACGCCGGTGACGGCACCACCACCGCCACCGTGCTGGCGCAGGCGTTCATCCGCGAAGGCCTGAAGGCCGTGGCCGCCGGCATCAACCCGATGGACCTGAAGCGCGGCATCGACAAGGCGGTGACCGCCGCCGTCGGCGAGCTGAAGAGCCTGTCCAAGCCGACCGCCGACGACAAGGCGATCGCCCAGGTCGGTACCATCTCGGCCAACTCCGACAGCGCCATCGGCGACATCATCGCCACCGCGATGAAGAAGGTCGGCAAGGAAGGCGTGATCACCGTCGAGGAAGGTTCGGGTCTGGACAACGAGCTGGACGTGGTCGAGGGCATGCAGTTCGACCGCGGCTACCTGTCGCCGTACTTCATCAACAACCAGCAGAGCCAGCAGGTCGAGCTGGATGACCCGTTCATCCTGCTGCACGACAAGAAGGTCTCGAACGTTCGCGAACTGCTGCCGATCCTCGAGGGCGTGGCCAAGGCCGGCAAGCCGCTGCTGATCGTCGCCGAGGAAGTGGAAGGCGAGGCGCTGGCGACCCTGGTGGTCAACACCATCCGTGGCATCGTGAAGGTTGCCGCCGTGAAGGCGCCGGGCTTCGGTGACCGTCGCAAGGCGATGCTGGAAGACATGGCGATCCTGACCAACGGCCAGGTGATCTCCGAGGAAGTGGGCCTGTCGCTCGAGAAGGCGACCATCGCCGATCTCGGCCGCGCCAAGAAGGTCGTGGTCACCAAGGAAAACTCGACCATCATCGATGGCGCCGGTGAAGCCGACAAGATCCAGGCCCGCATCGCGCAGATCAAGGCGCAGATCGAGGAGACCTCCTCCGACTACGACCGCGAGAAGCTGCAGGAGCGCGTGGCCAAGCTGGCCGGCGGCGTGGCTGTCATCAAGGTCGGTGCTGCCACCGAAGTCGAGATGAAGGAAAAGAAGGCGCGCGTCGAAGACGCCCTGCACGCGACCCGTGCGGCGGTCGAGGAAGGTGTGGTGCCGGGCGGTGGCGTTGCGCTGCTGCGTGCGCAGAAGGCCATCGAGAACCTGAAGGGCGACAACGAGGACCAGAACCTCGGCATCGCCATCACCCGTCGCGCCTTGGAAGCGCCGCTGCGCGAGATCGTCAGCAACGCCGGTGGCGAGCCGTCGGTGGTCGTCAACCAGGTCAAGGAAGGCAAGGGCAACTACGGCTACAACGCCGCCAACGGCGAGTTCGGCGACATGATCGAGTTCGGCATCCTGGACCCGACCAAGGTCACCCGTTCGGCCCTGCAGTACGCCTCTTCGGTTGCCGGTCTGGCGATCACCACCGAGGCGATGGTGGCCGAGCTGCCGAAGAAGGAAGAGCACAACCACGGTGCCCCGGGCGCCGGTGGCATGGGCGGCATGGGCGGCATGGATTTCTGA
- a CDS encoding GTP-binding protein, translating to MDNYQNKLVFVGHVGAGKTTAIRSISDVPPVSTEMPMSSEQIDGKLTTTVALDYSTVELDDGELLHIYGVPGQKYLDFMWPMVCHGAMGIIVLVNACSPQKLTYAALMLEEFSKLAPHASFAVGVTRSDLVPSFRLDAFRNDLITKGFRLPVVKVDAREPEQVDFLVKILLSSRFVGSQIASA from the coding sequence ATGGATAATTACCAGAACAAACTCGTTTTCGTTGGTCATGTTGGGGCTGGCAAAACCACCGCCATCCGGTCCATCTCCGACGTCCCTCCGGTGAGCACCGAGATGCCGATGAGCAGCGAACAGATCGATGGCAAGCTCACCACGACGGTGGCGCTGGACTACAGCACGGTCGAACTGGACGACGGCGAATTGCTGCACATTTATGGCGTTCCCGGCCAGAAGTACCTCGACTTCATGTGGCCCATGGTCTGCCACGGCGCCATGGGCATCATCGTTCTGGTCAATGCGTGTTCACCCCAGAAACTGACCTACGCCGCACTGATGCTGGAGGAGTTTTCCAAGCTGGCTCCGCACGCCAGCTTCGCGGTAGGCGTCACGAGGAGCGATCTGGTACCAAGCTTCAGGCTTGACGCATTCCGCAACGATCTCATCACGAAGGGCTTTCGCCTGCCGGTCGTGAAGGTGGATGCTCGTGAACCCGAACAGGTCGACTTTCTCGTCAAGATCCTTTTGTCGAGCCGCTTCGTCGGCAGCCAGATCGCCAGCGCCTGA
- a CDS encoding roadblock/LC7 domain-containing protein: MTKFNLEQLSDIAGFVGAALVDTDSGMALATAGGGSVDLEVAAAGNTEVMRAKRRVASQLNLDDTIEDILITLGKQYHLLRPLQSNEQLFLYVVLDRAKSNLAMARHELKAYESSLDFS; the protein is encoded by the coding sequence ATGACGAAATTCAATCTTGAGCAGCTTTCGGACATCGCCGGCTTCGTCGGTGCGGCATTGGTCGACACGGACAGCGGCATGGCACTCGCCACCGCAGGTGGCGGCTCCGTCGACCTGGAAGTCGCCGCCGCCGGCAACACCGAAGTGATGCGCGCAAAGCGCCGTGTCGCTTCTCAACTGAACCTGGACGACACCATCGAAGACATCCTCATTACGCTCGGCAAGCAGTATCACCTGCTGCGCCCCCTGCAGAGCAACGAGCAGCTGTTCCTGTACGTCGTGCTGGATCGCGCCAAGTCCAACCTCGCCATGGCCCGCCATGAACTGAAGGCCTACGAATCCTCGCTGGATTTCAGCTGA
- a CDS encoding roadblock/LC7 domain-containing protein, which produces MHEFQDMSNQVPGIALILLSTADGRAVCNWTASNIADPRRLAAMTNSFLTLGETMARELGMRSAEYATVCTPGGNMVLIRINGPTPMTLAAMDDSRAALASLLFAARNCAQRVSALIPRAA; this is translated from the coding sequence ATGCATGAATTCCAGGACATGTCGAACCAAGTGCCAGGCATCGCACTGATTCTTTTGTCCACCGCGGATGGCAGGGCTGTGTGCAACTGGACGGCATCGAACATCGCCGATCCCAGACGACTGGCCGCCATGACCAACTCATTCCTGACCCTGGGCGAGACCATGGCACGCGAGCTCGGCATGCGTTCGGCTGAGTACGCCACCGTCTGCACCCCGGGTGGAAACATGGTGCTTATTCGCATCAACGGTCCAACCCCCATGACTTTGGCCGCCATGGACGATTCCCGCGCCGCCCTGGCGTCCCTGCTTTTTGCTGCGCGCAACTGCGCCCAGCGGGTCAGCGCACTGATTCCCAGAGCTGCCTGA
- a CDS encoding LTA synthase family protein, with the protein MPSRHFYPRSLPARAALLAVTLVVFVLLTGLLDGHPGVAPLRLLQQPRFPLANALPGLLLGGLLLALSRRLFWSYGLVCLLQAVLYGINALKVANLGTPLMPADFRMVGQLRHGGVHLLAGYLPHSPWPYLALLAGGAAVVALWRFEPPLFERRTRGKRLAGGAILAALLGTLLAGNPAWAGIYNARVLWLEPWSAASTTTHSGLISSLLLFDIQYGHTKRKADPAAVRQLLGQTGPALRQQMEQPAAAAAALPDIVVIQSESFFDPSILRGYQHANLTPNLRRLAAEGASGPLRVPTFGGGTIRTEFEMLTGLPLRYFDDLQFPYLQLNQKVVPSIVRTLRAHGYQTVAIHGNDPTFWNRNVAFKALGFERFISRNDFPADAANDGKYMADSAMTDQIMRQLKDSGPPQFLFAISIEAHGPYDITPADTAARDRIAVPAGIEGRDKLELQNYLYHMQHADQQLGRLAAMVARRKRPTLLLFYGDHLPALTGVYRTDGFVDGGNMLAEPGTWLLVDPGHPGKAVHEDVAAWMLPGMLLDAAGIHNDGYFALTRLVSQLAMLTRAPGAPPIHETPAQQKLDNEMSSAALLRMKGKLDRLIDAVLQLPATPSATTPAAAPATAAPLR; encoded by the coding sequence ATGCCTTCACGACATTTCTATCCACGTTCGCTTCCGGCGCGCGCTGCGCTGCTGGCGGTGACGCTCGTCGTTTTCGTACTGCTTACCGGACTTCTGGACGGCCATCCCGGTGTCGCTCCGCTGCGCCTTTTGCAGCAACCCAGGTTTCCGCTGGCCAATGCGCTTCCTGGCCTGCTGCTGGGCGGACTTCTGCTTGCGCTCAGCCGTCGCTTGTTCTGGTCGTACGGACTTGTCTGCCTGCTGCAGGCTGTGCTCTACGGCATCAACGCGCTGAAGGTGGCCAACCTCGGCACACCGCTGATGCCGGCCGACTTCCGCATGGTCGGGCAGTTGCGCCATGGCGGGGTGCACCTGCTGGCCGGCTATCTGCCACATAGCCCCTGGCCCTACCTCGCCCTGCTGGCCGGCGGCGCCGCGGTGGTCGCGCTGTGGCGTTTCGAGCCGCCGCTTTTCGAGCGCCGCACACGCGGCAAACGGCTGGCCGGCGGCGCCATCCTGGCTGCACTGCTCGGCACGCTGCTGGCCGGAAATCCGGCCTGGGCCGGCATCTACAACGCCCGCGTGTTGTGGCTGGAGCCCTGGTCGGCCGCGTCGACCACCACCCATTCCGGCCTGATCAGCTCACTGCTGCTGTTCGACATCCAGTACGGCCACACCAAGCGCAAGGCCGACCCCGCCGCGGTCAGGCAACTGCTTGGCCAGACCGGACCTGCGCTTCGCCAGCAGATGGAGCAACCGGCCGCAGCCGCTGCTGCACTGCCGGATATCGTGGTGATCCAGAGCGAGTCGTTCTTCGACCCGTCGATCCTGCGCGGTTACCAGCACGCGAACCTGACGCCCAACCTGCGCCGACTTGCCGCCGAGGGCGCCAGCGGCCCGCTGCGCGTCCCGACTTTCGGCGGCGGCACGATCCGCACCGAATTCGAGATGCTGACGGGACTGCCACTGCGTTATTTCGACGACCTGCAGTTCCCTTACCTGCAGCTCAACCAGAAAGTCGTCCCCAGCATCGTCCGCACACTGCGGGCTCACGGCTACCAGACCGTGGCGATCCACGGTAACGACCCCACGTTCTGGAACCGCAACGTGGCGTTCAAGGCCCTGGGATTCGAGCGCTTCATCTCGCGCAACGACTTCCCCGCCGACGCAGCGAACGACGGCAAGTACATGGCCGACAGCGCGATGACCGACCAGATCATGCGCCAGCTCAAGGACAGCGGGCCGCCACAGTTCCTGTTCGCCATCAGCATCGAAGCCCACGGCCCCTACGACATCACGCCCGCCGACACCGCTGCACGCGACCGCATTGCCGTGCCTGCCGGCATCGAGGGCAGGGACAAGCTCGAACTTCAGAATTACCTGTATCACATGCAGCACGCGGACCAGCAGCTGGGGCGCCTCGCCGCGATGGTGGCCAGGCGCAAGCGCCCCACCCTGTTGCTGTTCTACGGCGACCACCTGCCTGCACTGACCGGCGTCTACCGGACCGACGGCTTCGTCGACGGCGGCAACATGCTCGCCGAGCCGGGCACCTGGCTGTTGGTCGACCCGGGACATCCCGGCAAGGCCGTGCACGAGGATGTGGCCGCCTGGATGCTCCCCGGCATGCTGCTCGATGCCGCCGGCATCCACAACGACGGCTACTTCGCCCTGACCCGGCTGGTGTCGCAGCTGGCCATGCTCACCCGCGCGCCCGGCGCCCCGCCGATTCACGAGACGCCCGCGCAACAAAAACTCGACAACGAAATGTCCAGCGCCGCGCTGCTGCGCATGAAAGGCAAGCTGGACAGGCTGATCGACGCCGTGCTGCAACTGCCGGCCACGCCATCGGCGACAACTCCTGCCGCGGCCCCCGCCACGGCAGCGCCTTTGCGTTGA